AAATTATTCTGCCCGGTTTTGAAAAACAATCAGTGATACCGTATTAACTAAATTACTGACGCTTCACTAACAAATATATATAGATTGGGATATGTACAATGTGAATTGTGATTGTATGGTAAATTATTGCCCGACATGTGGAAAAGAGATTGAGTATAAAGAAGCCGAAATCTGTCCGAATTGCGGAGTGAGAATTCCAAATCAGGTCAGCACGGAGAGAGCACCATATGCCGGATTTTTAATCAGATTAGTTGCTGCACTCATTGATTCTATAATAGTGTTTATCCCAGTCTGCATTATTGAATTTTTATTAACCAGTATGTTTTTTGTACATCATTTTGAAAGAGGGTTTCATCCACCCTTTTTCCCAATGGGAATACCCATGATTATTATTGGTATTATTATTGGGTGGATCTATTATGCAGTACAAGAAAGTTCAACCTACCAGGCAACTCTTGGAAAGAGAGCAGTGGGTGTGAAAGTTGTTAATGAGAGTTTTGAACAAATTACACTCAGTCAGGCAACGGTCAGATTCATTATAAAGGAGATTCCAATTCTCAACCTGATATCGTATATAGTTCTCATCGTTGATGAAAAGAAACAGGGGTTGCATGATAAGGCAGCACGGACATTTGTAGTATATCGAGAGAATTAACTGATTCAGGGGAATCTCCGGACTCCCTTATTTCATAGAATAACATATACCCAGAGTCATGTCAGAGTATATTCTGCAGACCGTGGGCAATAGAGTCATTTCAATAGTCCGGGTGGATAAATCCACTATTCATTTTTTTTTGATCTCCACTTTTCAACCCTTACTGAAGATATCTCTGATCTTTTCAAGATAGTTAAATTCCTCAAGCCTCTGGAAAAATACCCGGCATTCTTTGGACATCTGTTTGAGTCCCGGTTCAAAATGATAGAGAGAATTTGTCAACCCACCGAATCACATGATCATCGCCGGTGATAGGACTTTTTTGTTGATGGACACACCACCGGGTGGATACCCACACCCGCTTGCCGCCATACTCAACCCGCTCTCTCACATGATTATAGAGGTACAGATGACCAGAATCGTTTCATCTATTGAAAATCGTCATTATGCTTCAGGATAACATGTGTATATGCAGCCTGCCACCCAAGGAGCAGATCAAGAATGGTTTGAGAACGAATCCTTCTGGGAAGACCTCTATCCGGTATTATTTCCTGATGAACTGTTTGAACAGGCTCAGGAAGAGATGGAGAAGATCCTGGATCTTATTGATCACCCTGTACACTCGGTTCTCGATCTCTGCTGTGGTCCGGGACGATTTGCAGGACTGTTAGCCAGAGAGGGATTTCAGGTAACCGGTGTCGATAAGTCTCCATTTCTTCTCGAAATAGCAAAGAGAGAATGTGCAGATACAGGAAATATCGAATGGGTTCTTTCTGATATGAGGGAGTTTGTCAGACAGGAGTCATATGATCTGGTCCTCAATCTCTACACTTCTTTTGGATATTTCAAAGATCCTGCAGACGATCTCCTGGTTCTGAAAAATATTGCCCAAAGTCTCCGGCCAGGTGGTTCGTTTGTCATTGAAGTGATGGGAAAAGAGGTTATTGCCAAGGAATTTGAAGAAATTATGGCATCAAAGACTGAAGACGGCCTGTTTATCCAGTCTCATGAGATCCTGGAGAACTGGAACAGGATCAGGAACGAATGGACCCTTATCAGAGGCGGGAATATCAGAACCTTCACGTTTGAACACAGTCTCTATGCGGCAAGTGACCTCATCAGACTCTGTGAAATGGCAGGGTTTTCAGATATACAGGTATTTGGTGATTTTGATGGGAGACCCTATGATCATTGTGCTACGCTATTGATCATCACCGGGAGAAAAAGATAGAGGAGATCAGTCACAGGTTTACTCATCTGGTGGAAAGGCCCCCTCATTCAGAAAGTGAATAACAAATGGAGTATATAATCATCCGAAAACACCACATCACCTCTACCGGTTTAGTTCTCCCAAAATCCAAATATCTGCAACCAGAACCCGGGTATACCGGACCGGTTGAATACCATTATTATCCCAAACGATAATTCAAAAAAAGAATATGACGGAGATCCTCACTCAGGACAATATCCCTCTCAGGTATGTCATCCAGGGAAGTGGGCCGACTATCGTCTTTGTCCTCGGATATGGGATGACACTGGACGAATGGCCGGGTCGAATGATATCAACCCTTGCCACATCGTTCCGGGTTATTCTCTACAATCACCGGGGAGTTTCAGGGGTGATGAACCCGTCGGTAAAGTTCACTATCCCCCAGGGTGCTCGGGATCTTTATGATCTGGTCTCCGAGCTGGCAGATGGTCCGGTTCATATTGTAGGCTATTCCATGGGAGGGATGATTGGGCTTGAATTTGCGATCCGGTACCCGGATTTGCTGGACCACCTTGTTCTCATTAGTTCTGACTGTGGTGGATCAGAGTGTATCACCCGGGATGACAGGGTTACTGAAGAGATGGGAAAGGAACTCCCGGATATTGAGGCATATCTTGAACGGGCCGGTCGTCTCCTTTTGACCGAATCGTTCCGGAAAAAGCACCCTGATCCGATGAGCTGGTTTGTGGACCACGGCGAAGTAGCGGATCCACGATCTGTTATAGAGCAGTATGAGGCTTTTGAGACCTGGGAAGGAGTATATTCAAATCTCCATGAAATCAGGAAACCAGTTCTCGTGATTACTGGTGATCGGGATATTGTGACTCCGCCACAGAATGGAGCGATCATTGCTGATGCTATTCCGGGAGCAGAACTTGTCGTTGTCGAAGATGCAGGTCATGGGGTGATATTTCAGGAGCCGGTCAGGGTTGGTAATATAATCTCCCGGTTCCTTTCGTGAACGGGCACGAATCGGGCTTATGTATCGTGCATGGCATACTATTTTTGAATGATTGTAATGAAACGGAGCTCAATCTAACGTGTATTATTGAATTTCTATTCGGAATACAAGATACACATTCAAAACGTTTAGGCCACTCCTGAAAATCTCAAAAATCCCGGAGTCTCTGTATACCTATTCATCATACTATTCTCAAATCTCACTGGATCACAAAAATTTCATGCCGATAACTCTTATTTTTAAAATTATAAGAAATTAAACTGAAAGATCGAAGCCACAACGAGGAGATATAGGAGAGAATAACAAAAAATGATCTCCATTATTGACAATCTCATCTTCATCCTTGATATGTGTTCCAGATATTTTCTGCTTTTAACAGACCTGATTTATATTAGAAAACAAATTCTCACCTGTTTGAAAAGGGTATATGGGAGATGCTCATTCCCTATCAGTTATGATAATACCTTATCATGAGAATCTTCAGTATGGCAACACCCTCGTGGCTGAATATCGATGAGTATCCATTCGGGTCACATTCTTTTCAGGTTCCTGCAGGACAGATGCATTATCTTGATGAAGGAAGAGGGAAATCAATTGTTTTTGTCCATGGCAATCCTTCATGGTCATTTCAGTTCAGAAATGTTATCAGGCAACTATCTCAAAAATATCGATGTATTGCCCCGGATTTTATAGGGTTTGGCCTGTCTGATAAACCGGGATTATGGACATACCTGCCACGTGATCATGCTGAAAATCTCAATCTTTTATTGGAAAGTCTGGACCTTTCAGATATCACTCTGGTTGTAGGTGACTGGGGTGGACCAATAGGATTATCCTATGCCATTAATCATCCGGAAAAAGTCACGAATATTGTTATTACGAATACATGGATGTGGCCGGTTGATCAGGATCTCCATTTTATTCTGTTCAGTTCCTTTGTTGGTGGTCGTATTGGGAAGTGGCTGATTAAGTGGCGGAATTTTTTTGCTCAGGATATTGTACGGCATGCTTTCGGGGATAAAAGGAGATTGACAAAAGAGATTCACCGTCATTACCTGAAGCCGTTTGAAAAAAAGGGAGACAGAACCGGAACATGGGTGTTTCCCAGGGAGATTATCGGTTCAACTGAATGGCTGCGGTCGTTGTGGAACAATGTTAAGCGGCTCAAATCAAAGAAGGTTCTCATTGTCTGGGGGATGAAGGATATTGCATTCAGAGAAAAAGAACTGAACACATGGTCATTAACGTTCCCAAACGCACGGATCGTACGATACCAGGATGCCGGCCATTTTATTGCAGAAGAGAAACCAGAAGAATTTGCCAGGGAGATAGAAGAACTCATCGGAATGTAATACCGCAATTTATCCCCGAATTCTGCTTTAATTTCACGGAGGGATCGTTATCAGTTATTATTTGGAAATTAGCCTGGGCTCTGGTGTCCCTTGTCCCTTTTTTACGTACCAATTTCCTGAGGGAATAGACATCTCCTATGTAGTGATGAGGGTCACTCGAGTTGATGTTGGATGAGGAAATATCACAGAATGTTTAAAAAATTCAGAGGATGCGATATCCCATATACAATTGCAATTGGCGATGTTGAGCACCTGGTTTTTCCAGATAATATATGTGATGCAGTAGTTTTCATACACCTTCTTAGAATACTACCAAATCCATGGATACGCCGTCAAGTATGAAGAAAATAAATTCAGATATAATTATTTATGTTATAGATCAACATGAAAAAAGTTAGCCGAGGTTTAGTTCAAAGAATCTCATACCATACCGAGGTCTTATTCTCACAATTCTGTCTGTTTTTCTTACTTGTAGGATTTGAATTCTGATTATCCACATTCTGGGAGTTCCATGGAAACGCCCATTACATTTTTTACTCTGGTTTTGATGATCTTCAGGTAAAGATTTCACCCGCACTCGTACATTTTAATAAAAAAAACCCAGATACATGAGATCTTGCGATTCAATACTGTATATGGAATACAAGAGTAAGTCAGTTTAAAAGTCCAATCTAAAAAAAATATTTTATATTCCTGTCATTGCCACAAATAATATCACACAAATAAATCAAATAGTATAACAATATGCATCCCAAATATATATTATACTCATGAATTCAGAAATAGTATCTCCAGATGAAGTTAAAACCAGGATTAAAACCTACTGGAATGAACGAAGTGAAACATTTGATCAGGATGTCGGACATGGAGCAGATGAAACTGAATCTGCTCTCTGGAAGAAATATCTCTCATCCATAATCGGCACACATCCTCAAAAAATCCTGGATGTTGGCACCGGTACCGGAATGATCGCCCTGAATATGGCAGAAATCGGACATACTGTTACCGGTATTGATCTTGGAGAAAAGATGCTGGCAATTGCAAAAAAGAAAGCAGAGACCAGAAATCTTGATGTCTGTTTTACCTCCGGAGATGCTGAGAACCCGCAGTTTCCAGATAATTCATTTGATTGTGTTATCTGTCGCCATCTTCTCTGGACTCTCCCCCATCCAGACAAGGCTATCAGAGAATGGGCTCGTATCACCAGGCCCGGAGGAGTTGTTATTGCAATTGACGGGCATGCACAGCCCATAAATTACTTCCCACAACCTGATGAGAATCAGCCTGTAACATCAGACCGGGAAAAACTATGGCATCAGATGTATTGCCAGGAAGTTGTTAACTCGCTGCCATATCGGGAAAACCTGACTATAGATGCGATAAAACAACTCTTTACATCACAAAATCTGATTGATGTCAGATCAGAATACATCCTGGAGATTTCAGAGTATCAGAAAAAACTCATGGAAGGCAGCACGTCAAATGATCATGCAGAAGTTCAGATAATCTACGGTCGAGTGAAAGAATAGGGGTATTTGACCCTCTTTCTTATTATAAAAACATGAATCGTGAAATTAAAGGTTTCCTGATATCCATGATTTTTGAGAACCCATACAACCAATGTGATACCATAATTTTTCAGGACCAAAACCACGCCGGATAATTCATTTTACAGTAGGTATTTCTTGAAATTTTTTACATGAAACCAATCCTTGAGATATCAGATCTCTCAGTCTCATTTCCTGGAAATGATGGCGTCCTTTCTGCGATAGATAATATCAATCTTACTATCAGAAAAGGTGAAACCCTGGCTGTAATTGGGGAAAGCGGGAGCGGAAAATCTATTCTAGGCCTCTCGATAATGAGGCTTCTTCCTGCCAATGCCCGGATTACCGGAAGTGTTCTCTTCACCGGGACTGACCTTCTCTCAATTCCTCACTCTGAAATCGAGGCTATCCGTGGTAGTAAAATCGCCTGGATACCTCAAAACCCAAAAACGAGTTTTAACCCGTCAATGAAGATGTGGAAACAGATCGCAGAACCAGCGGTTGTTCATCTGGGTAAATCCTGGACACACGCCCGTATCCAGGCTGTAAAACAATTAGAAACATACAGCATTTTTCCACCAGAGTTTTGGGCTGAGGAATATCCGGTAACGTATAGTGGCGGGATGCTCCAGAGGGCAACAATTGCCATGGGAACCTCAACAAATCCGGATGTACTTATTGCAGATGAACCAACGAAAGGAATCGACAGGATAACCAAGAAAGACATTATTGAGAAGTTTGCCAGGTTAAAAAAGACTGGAGTTACCCTCATGCTCATCACCCATGACCTGGATTTTGCAACAGAACTGGCTGATCGAATAGTTGTGATATACTGCGGCCAGATTGTAGAAATTTCAGATGCAGGATGTTTTTTAAAATCTCCTCTTCATCCCTACTCCCGGGGATTGGTTCATTCTCTTCCCCAGAATGGTCTCTTTCCAATACCCGGGACTGCTCCTCCAATGCATATGCGGTTTTCAGGATGCAGGTTTAGAGAACGTTGTGCAGACAGGTCGGATCAATGTGATTGTGATATCGGGTTAAACCAGTCAGGAGATGGATATGTCAGATGCATCCAGTGTGATAATTGGGATCGGACTAAAAAAACTGTATGAATCGGGCATAGTTTCAAGAAAAAGAACGTATGCAGTCAATGGTGTCGATATAGCGATTCGACATGGTGAGACATATGTGCTTGTTGGTGAGAGCGGGAGTGGGAAGACAACTCTTGGAAGAGTCCTCCTCCTTCTCATTCAACCAACAGACGGGGAAATAATCTGCAATGGTGTCAATATTACCCATAAAACCCATTATGAGATGATACCATTTCGAAAGAAAATGCAGATTATCCCCCAGCATCCGGAAGATGCCTTTAACCCGCGATGGAAAGTCAGCCGTTCTATCCTTGAACCATATTATCTGCACCCTGAATCGTTTCACCTTCAGTCGAAAACTGAATTATTAACCGGTTTATTGCAACAGACCGGGTTGGATCCTGAATATGTGAACCGGTATCCTCACCAGTTATCAGGGGGAGAACTTCAGCGTGCAGCAATAGCCCGAGTTATTGCTTTAAAACCTGAATTTATCATCTGCGATGAACCAACTTCCATGCTCGATGTTTCTGTCCAGGCCTCGATAGTACATTTGCTTAAAGATATCCAGAAAAAAACAGGAGTTTCTCTCTTATTTATTACTCATGACATACAACTTGCCAGAGTCGTGGGAGACCGCGTTGGAGTTATGTACAAAGGACAGATCGTTGAAGAAGGCTCCGATACTCTTACTAATCCACTCCATCCGTACACTCACGCACTTACAACGAATTCTCTTCCAGGAGAAAAGTCTTATGAAGCACGTTATGAATCCGGATGTACGTGGCGTTCAGTATGCCCTAAAGCAGATGATATCTGCCATACAATGCCGGGGTTACAGACATGCGGTCCTGTAAAAATACGGTGCCATCATCCCACTTGATGAGAAAATATTTCATATTAGTTATTACGAATTTCAAATAAATATACATTTATATGAATCATCCCCATCTTGTATTATGAAGATGGCTAAACTTCTTACCTTCTTTTGTCTAGTCCTTCTTCTTTTCTGCAATACCATGGTACTTGCAGAAGGAGGAGGAAAAACTCTTGACATTGCAGCCCCATGGGATGCAAAAACCACGGACCCTCATGTAAATGGAGCTATTGCCCAACGAATGGGCGTAACCGAGACGCTCGTTGACATAAATGATGAAGCCCTGATTTCACCCGGACTTGCCACGTCCTGGGATGTTTCAGGCGATCAGAAGACATGGACTTTCCACTTACGCGATGGCGTGAAATTTCATGATGGAACTCCTTTTACTGCACAGGCGATGAAGAAGTCTCTTGAAGATTCTCTTAAAAAGTCACAGACCTTTTCAAGTGTCCCGATTCAGGAGATTCAGGCAGTCGATGACAAGACATTAAAAATTGTACTCAAGTCCTCTTTCCCATCTTTACCTGCATATATGGCAAAGGGTGAGAGTGCAGCATTATCTGAAGCCTCTATCGATCAAGGGGATATCTCTATACCGTACTCTACCGGTCCGTTTAAATTCAGTTCCTACACCCCGAAAGAGAAGTATGTCGGTGTAAAGAACCCTGATTACTGGGGAAAAATCCCATCGGTTGATGAAGTTGTGTATCATGTCGTTCCTGAGGCAGAAACCAGATCTATGATGCTGAAAGGAGGAGATGTGCAGATCGCCCAGATTCTTTCTCCTGATATCACTGAAGGGTATAAATCTTCAGGATCATTCACCATTAATACTGAACCTATCTCAAGAGACAGGATTCTCTCATACAACTGTGAATCCGGCCCGTTCGCAGATACAGCTGTTCGCAAGGCTATGAATTATGCAATCAACCGACAGGATCTCATAAACTATGTTCTCGAAGGAGTTGGCGAATCGGCCACCAGTCTCTTTCCGCCAACCTTCTACTGGGGAAATAAGGACATCAAGGCATATCCATATGACCCGGAAAAAGCCAAATCGATGCTAGCCGAAGCAGGCTGGAAAGATAGTAATAATGATGGTATTCTTGACAAAGATGGCAAGAAGTTTTCCATAACGTTAGTAACGTATCCTGAACGTGCTGAGCTTCCGCAGATGGCTGAGATTATTCAGGATGAATTGAAGAAGATTGGAATAGATGTTCAGGTAAAATCAGTTGATATTGATACTTCTGAAACTCTGAAGAACAGTGGTGACTTTGATATGTATCTCGGAGGGCGATCTCTTATGAATGCCCCGGATCCAGACTGGATCCTGATGGCAGATTATCACTCTTCAGGTACATTTAACAACGGATACGGCCCTTACCACTGGAAGAGTGAGAAACTGGACAGTCTGCTTGGTGAAGCCAGGTCACTTACTGATCAGGCAGCACGTAAGAAGATCTATGATCAGGTACAGGAGATCATCAATGATGAGGCACCGGTTTCAGTATTAAGTTACTATGTGAACCAGGATGTCACATCAAATAGCGTAAAAGGATACCGGATGCACCCGACAGAGTTTGCCTTCCATCTGGAAGATGTATCCTTGTCATAACTTTTTTTTGTTCTATCATGCGAACATACATTCTCTTTCGGGTCCTTCAGACTATTCCGGTTTTAATCGGCATTTCATTTGTTGTTTTTGCTCTGCTTCTCTATTCTCCCGGGGATCCGGCAGTAATTAACCTTCGGGCAATTATGAATACAGAACACCCACCTGAGGAAGCTGTTGCTGCAATGAGGATCGAAATGAATCTGGATAAACCATGGTATATCCAGTATTGGTCCTGGCTTGCACGAGTTTCAACAGGTGATCTCGGGTATTCATATCAAAGTCGGAGAAGCACTGTTGAAGAAGTAGGTAATGCATTCCCTGTAACCTTTCTCCTTTCTACCCTGGCTATGTTTTTTTCCTGTATTGTTGCAATTCCGCTTGGAATCCTCTCAGGAATGCGTCAAAACTCCTGTATTGATCATATAACCAGGGCAGTATCCATAATTGGCCTCTCAATTCCTGATTTCTTCATAGGAATTATCGGGATTATGGTGTTTGCTGTTTACCTGAACTGGGTTCCTGTTGCAGGATATGAAGGATTTGAATATCTTATTCTTCCTGCAATTGCCCTCGCAGTCGGGATGTGTGCAATCACAATACGTCTGATGAGAACCAGCATGGCAGAAGTACTTGAAGAGGATTATATCAGAACTGCAAAATCAAAGGGTATTTCACAGCGATTAGTAGTACAGCGGCATGCACTCAAAAATGCAATCATTCCCGTCATCACGTATATGGGCACACAATACGGATGGTTGTTTGGAGGTTCCATGATCATTGAATCGTTATTTGCGATTCCCGGTCTTGGAAGACTTTTTGTTGAATCTGCCTCTACAAGGGATATAATGGTTCTTCAGGGCTGTGTTCTTGTCTTTGCATTGGTTTTTGTCTTTCTCAATCTCGGTGTTGACATCTTGCAGTATATTCTCGATCCACGGGTGAGACAGGAGTATGAATAATCAATTTTTGATAAGTCCAATTAGGGACAATTTTCACGAGTACCAGGCAAAGATACAACAAAGACCACTCCTGCTGACCGGACTGATAATCCTTGTTTTCATGTGTCTCATAGCAATTTTTGCTCCCTTTGTTGCCCCTCATAATCCTGATGAACAATCACTCAAAAACCGGTTTATGGGTCCCTGTCTGGAATACCCGCTTGGAACAGATCAGTTTGGGAGATGCATTTTAAGCCGGGTTATTTATGGATCACAGACTTCTCTTGCAGTTGCAGTAATAACCACAACAATTGTGGTGGCCATTGGGTTATTAGTTGGATTGTATGCAGGATATTACCGGAGACTGGACGGTCTGCTCATGAGATTTACTGATATTATGCTTGCATTCCCGTCCATGGTTATTACCCTCGCCCTTGTTGGAATCCTTGGGCCAAGTGTCCCGACAATTATCCTTGCTCTTGCAATTCCGGGATGGGCTAAGTATGCACGAGTGGTTCGGTCAACGACAATATCACTAAAAACAAGTGGGTTTGTGACTAGTGCCCGGGCACTCGGAGCAGGAGACAGACATATTATTTTCAATCATATCCTGCCAAATTCTCTGGCTCCTATCATGGAGATTGCAACACTTGGACTAGGCGGGAAGATTATCTCAATCGCTGGTTTAGGTTTTTTAGGGCTCGGGATTCAGCCTCCTACTGCTGAATGGGGGACAATTATGAACCAGGGACTTGCGTATATAGGTAAAGCTCCGCTCATCACCCTGTCGGCCGGGGTAATGATAGTGCTGTTTGTTCTCTCAACCAACCTCATAGGGAGTGAAATCAGGGATTTAATGGATCCAAAAACTGATTCGGTTATATTCTGATAAATGTTGCTCTCTCGGATGTATATCAGAGGTGGTCACCTGTCCGGAGATTGCTGTTTGGCTTTAAGCCTCAGGCTTTCACCTTGAGTTCAGATACTCAAGATGCCTACAATTTGCAGTTTATTTCTCCAGATTTTCACCGGAAACATATTTTCCAATGATCGGGATGGGTTTAAAAAAATCTGTATTCAAAAAAAGTTAGGATTACGATGAGGTACACTACGTAGATGAGATCGTTGTACTGTCACTCCACTTCGACAATAGCGTTCATATCATAAGGATTGGTTCTCACTGCTAGTGAATAGAGATAGGGATAATGAAGAGACAAATATTCCATATAACTAATCCACTCCTTTGTCAGGGCCTGGTAAACCCGGTTGATATCTCCGGTCAGATGAGCACGGTCAGAAACAGTGAGGTTGCTTAAATTTTTCCTATATCCAAGTTCTGCTGTCAGATGAAACGCTGCCATGAGAAGTGATGTAAAACTCTGGTGTTCGAGCATGACCGGATTCTCCATTAGTCGCAATAGAAAATTACGATTTTCCTGCAAGAAATCATGCATCTCTTTCAGATCAATCACTTCAGAGTTCAGTTCAAAGTGGTGACTTTCAGCGGCACGTATCATTGAATGTCCATCCGGCACTTCCTTTCCATTAAGAATAAATGACTTGCCAAAATTAGAAGCATTTTTATCGGCAGGAACAATTCGTTTTAGTAATTCATTCCCTACCTCTGTAAAAAAAATGCCAATAACAATATTAAGTTTCTCAAGTCGCTCATTTTTCGCTCGTCTTGCCAGTAATCCATTGATTACCAGTGTGACAAAAAGAACATTGATAAATAAAAATCCGGCTGAATTAAAGATATATTCAATCGTTCCTGGAAGATTATCGATCAGAGTAATTTTTAATATATATACAAGGACAGAACATGACACCAGGATAAGTCCTAATCGTACTTGCCATGCCAATTTGAACATATGAATTACTTGTTTTTTTAAGGGATTACCCTTTCACAGGATTTGCCGGATAGAAAGAACGAGAATGATTGGTCTTACCATGTCCCTGGAGAAATATTGCAGATTGGTTATCCTGACGATGACACCGCAATACCTATTCCTGCTAGGAGGAATGCCCCCAAACCCACGCTAATCTACTCATCGATTGTTCAATATGATATTTTCCAGTAATCTTCATTTAAAATAGAGATTCCTCTTTTATTTATACGATATTTCAAACTATGATGTATCCTGGGTTGAATCACTTCCCCGGGTATCGTTGATTGGACAAGACGTATTCCGGGTGCCTGGGTTTATTGAGGGTGGTGAGTTCGAACATTCTTGGAGTCATTGTCACCAAGAAATGCAAATACAATACCGATTTTAAGCAGGAATTGCTGAATATGAGATATGGGCATCTTCGAGATCTTTTTCTTTAGTTTCTACGGAGAGGATTAGGAAATCGAAGATGGAGGGATCCTTTAGGGTTTGACGAGCAAGTCAGGACTGGACTAGAGGAAGAGTGAGAGCAAAATTCGTTGTTTATGTTCCTTCCCGAAGGTGAAGACCGGATTCTCGCTGATGGACGAGGATGTTTCTACTCCACCCATGTTCAATGGCTTTTTTTATGTAATATATCCTGATATCAAGATCTTTCACATATTGTAGGAGGGTAATGGTATGGCACC
This DNA window, taken from Methanospirillum lacunae, encodes the following:
- a CDS encoding RDD family protein; translation: MVNYCPTCGKEIEYKEAEICPNCGVRIPNQVSTERAPYAGFLIRLVAALIDSIIVFIPVCIIEFLLTSMFFVHHFERGFHPPFFPMGIPMIIIGIIIGWIYYAVQESSTYQATLGKRAVGVKVVNESFEQITLSQATVRFIIKEIPILNLISYIVLIVDEKKQGLHDKAARTFVVYREN
- a CDS encoding class I SAM-dependent methyltransferase; this encodes MQPATQGADQEWFENESFWEDLYPVLFPDELFEQAQEEMEKILDLIDHPVHSVLDLCCGPGRFAGLLAREGFQVTGVDKSPFLLEIAKRECADTGNIEWVLSDMREFVRQESYDLVLNLYTSFGYFKDPADDLLVLKNIAQSLRPGGSFVIEVMGKEVIAKEFEEIMASKTEDGLFIQSHEILENWNRIRNEWTLIRGGNIRTFTFEHSLYAASDLIRLCEMAGFSDIQVFGDFDGRPYDHCATLLIITGRKR
- a CDS encoding alpha/beta fold hydrolase → MTEILTQDNIPLRYVIQGSGPTIVFVLGYGMTLDEWPGRMISTLATSFRVILYNHRGVSGVMNPSVKFTIPQGARDLYDLVSELADGPVHIVGYSMGGMIGLEFAIRYPDLLDHLVLISSDCGGSECITRDDRVTEEMGKELPDIEAYLERAGRLLLTESFRKKHPDPMSWFVDHGEVADPRSVIEQYEAFETWEGVYSNLHEIRKPVLVITGDRDIVTPPQNGAIIADAIPGAELVVVEDAGHGVIFQEPVRVGNIISRFLS
- a CDS encoding alpha/beta fold hydrolase, giving the protein MATPSWLNIDEYPFGSHSFQVPAGQMHYLDEGRGKSIVFVHGNPSWSFQFRNVIRQLSQKYRCIAPDFIGFGLSDKPGLWTYLPRDHAENLNLLLESLDLSDITLVVGDWGGPIGLSYAINHPEKVTNIVITNTWMWPVDQDLHFILFSSFVGGRIGKWLIKWRNFFAQDIVRHAFGDKRRLTKEIHRHYLKPFEKKGDRTGTWVFPREIIGSTEWLRSLWNNVKRLKSKKVLIVWGMKDIAFREKELNTWSLTFPNARIVRYQDAGHFIAEEKPEEFAREIEELIGM
- a CDS encoding class I SAM-dependent methyltransferase is translated as MNSEIVSPDEVKTRIKTYWNERSETFDQDVGHGADETESALWKKYLSSIIGTHPQKILDVGTGTGMIALNMAEIGHTVTGIDLGEKMLAIAKKKAETRNLDVCFTSGDAENPQFPDNSFDCVICRHLLWTLPHPDKAIREWARITRPGGVVIAIDGHAQPINYFPQPDENQPVTSDREKLWHQMYCQEVVNSLPYRENLTIDAIKQLFTSQNLIDVRSEYILEISEYQKKLMEGSTSNDHAEVQIIYGRVKE
- a CDS encoding ABC transporter ATP-binding protein, with product MKPILEISDLSVSFPGNDGVLSAIDNINLTIRKGETLAVIGESGSGKSILGLSIMRLLPANARITGSVLFTGTDLLSIPHSEIEAIRGSKIAWIPQNPKTSFNPSMKMWKQIAEPAVVHLGKSWTHARIQAVKQLETYSIFPPEFWAEEYPVTYSGGMLQRATIAMGTSTNPDVLIADEPTKGIDRITKKDIIEKFARLKKTGVTLMLITHDLDFATELADRIVVIYCGQIVEISDAGCFLKSPLHPYSRGLVHSLPQNGLFPIPGTAPPMHMRFSGCRFRERCADRSDQCDCDIGLNQSGDGYVRCIQCDNWDRTKKTV
- a CDS encoding ATP-binding cassette domain-containing protein codes for the protein MSDASSVIIGIGLKKLYESGIVSRKRTYAVNGVDIAIRHGETYVLVGESGSGKTTLGRVLLLLIQPTDGEIICNGVNITHKTHYEMIPFRKKMQIIPQHPEDAFNPRWKVSRSILEPYYLHPESFHLQSKTELLTGLLQQTGLDPEYVNRYPHQLSGGELQRAAIARVIALKPEFIICDEPTSMLDVSVQASIVHLLKDIQKKTGVSLLFITHDIQLARVVGDRVGVMYKGQIVEEGSDTLTNPLHPYTHALTTNSLPGEKSYEARYESGCTWRSVCPKADDICHTMPGLQTCGPVKIRCHHPT
- a CDS encoding ABC transporter substrate-binding protein, which encodes MAKLLTFFCLVLLLFCNTMVLAEGGGKTLDIAAPWDAKTTDPHVNGAIAQRMGVTETLVDINDEALISPGLATSWDVSGDQKTWTFHLRDGVKFHDGTPFTAQAMKKSLEDSLKKSQTFSSVPIQEIQAVDDKTLKIVLKSSFPSLPAYMAKGESAALSEASIDQGDISIPYSTGPFKFSSYTPKEKYVGVKNPDYWGKIPSVDEVVYHVVPEAETRSMMLKGGDVQIAQILSPDITEGYKSSGSFTINTEPISRDRILSYNCESGPFADTAVRKAMNYAINRQDLINYVLEGVGESATSLFPPTFYWGNKDIKAYPYDPEKAKSMLAEAGWKDSNNDGILDKDGKKFSITLVTYPERAELPQMAEIIQDELKKIGIDVQVKSVDIDTSETLKNSGDFDMYLGGRSLMNAPDPDWILMADYHSSGTFNNGYGPYHWKSEKLDSLLGEARSLTDQAARKKIYDQVQEIINDEAPVSVLSYYVNQDVTSNSVKGYRMHPTEFAFHLEDVSLS
- a CDS encoding ABC transporter permease, which gives rise to MRTYILFRVLQTIPVLIGISFVVFALLLYSPGDPAVINLRAIMNTEHPPEEAVAAMRIEMNLDKPWYIQYWSWLARVSTGDLGYSYQSRRSTVEEVGNAFPVTFLLSTLAMFFSCIVAIPLGILSGMRQNSCIDHITRAVSIIGLSIPDFFIGIIGIMVFAVYLNWVPVAGYEGFEYLILPAIALAVGMCAITIRLMRTSMAEVLEEDYIRTAKSKGISQRLVVQRHALKNAIIPVITYMGTQYGWLFGGSMIIESLFAIPGLGRLFVESASTRDIMVLQGCVLVFALVFVFLNLGVDILQYILDPRVRQEYE